A region of Bacteroidales bacterium DNA encodes the following proteins:
- the rocD gene encoding ornithine--oxo-acid transaminase: MASKISSKIAMELEDNYGAHNYHPLPVVLAKGEGALVWDAEGKKYYDFLSAYSAVNQGHCHPKIIGALKDQADILTLTSRAFFNDVLGEYEKYITEYFGYDKVLPMNTGAEADETALKLARKWGYEKKGIPENQAKIIVCANNFHGRTITIISMSTDPDAYKGFGPYTPGFVTVPYNDIDALNKELEDPNVAAFLVEPIQGEAGVYVPEEGYLKKAFDACKAKNVLFIADEVQTGIARTGKLLACDHENVKPDILILGKALSGGVLPVSAVLANDDIMLVIKPGEHGSTFGGNPLAAKVAIAALEVVKEEKLAERAEKLGKVFRDAMSAIDSDMIELVRGKGLLNAIIIKPKNGKEAWDVCVKMAENGVLAKPTHGHIIRFAPPLVITEEQLADAIERIKKSILEF; this comes from the coding sequence ATGGCCAGTAAAATATCTTCAAAAATAGCCATGGAGTTGGAAGACAACTATGGTGCGCATAATTATCATCCATTACCCGTTGTTCTTGCAAAGGGCGAAGGAGCTTTGGTGTGGGATGCCGAAGGAAAGAAATATTATGATTTTTTATCTGCGTATTCAGCTGTAAATCAGGGGCATTGCCACCCAAAGATTATTGGTGCTCTGAAAGATCAAGCCGATATACTTACATTGACTTCTCGTGCATTTTTTAATGATGTATTAGGGGAATATGAAAAATATATTACAGAGTATTTTGGTTATGATAAAGTTTTACCAATGAATACCGGTGCCGAAGCTGATGAAACAGCTTTGAAGTTAGCACGAAAATGGGGTTATGAAAAGAAAGGGATTCCTGAAAATCAGGCTAAAATTATTGTTTGTGCCAATAACTTTCACGGAAGAACAATTACCATTATTTCTATGTCTACTGATCCGGATGCATACAAAGGCTTTGGCCCTTATACTCCCGGCTTTGTTACCGTTCCTTATAACGACATAGATGCTTTGAATAAAGAACTTGAAGATCCAAATGTTGCAGCATTTCTTGTTGAACCTATTCAGGGCGAAGCCGGTGTTTATGTTCCTGAAGAAGGATATCTAAAAAAAGCTTTTGATGCCTGTAAAGCCAAGAATGTGCTTTTTATTGCCGATGAAGTTCAAACTGGTATTGCTCGTACAGGAAAACTTTTGGCTTGTGATCACGAAAATGTAAAACCTGATATTTTGATTTTGGGTAAAGCACTTTCTGGTGGCGTTCTTCCCGTTTCGGCTGTTCTTGCTAATGACGATATTATGCTTGTTATTAAGCCCGGAGAACACGGTTCTACTTTTGGCGGAAATCCTTTGGCTGCTAAGGTAGCTATAGCTGCTTTGGAAGTTGTTAAGGAAGAGAAATTGGCCGAGCGTGCAGAAAAATTAGGGAAAGTATTTAGAGATGCAATGAGTGCTATCGATTCCGATATGATAGAATTAGTTAGAGGAAAAGGTCTGCTTAATGCCATTATCATCAAGCCTAAAAATGGTAAAGAAGCTTGGGATGTATGTGTAAAAATGGCCGAAAACGGTGTGCTTGCTAAACCTACACACGGACATATAATTCGCTTTGCACCACCTTTGGTTATTACCGAAGAGCAATTAGCCGATGCTATCGAGCGTATTAAAAAATCTATTTTAGAGTTTTAA
- a CDS encoding phosphoglycerate kinase, whose protein sequence is MKTIDNINFNGKSAIVRVDFNVPLNEKLEITDETRINAAIPSIKKILADGGSVILMSHLGRPKNGPEDKFSLRHLIPTLNKKLSTNVLFASDCIGEEAKSLAEGLKGGQVLLLENLRFYKEETKGDDAFAEKLSQLADIYVNDAFGTAHRAHASTTIIAKFFPKAKVFGYVMANEIASINKVLNDTNKPFTAILGGAKVSDKIGIIENLLQKVDNLIIGGGMMFTFIKAMSGEIGSSLVEEELLNKANDILSKAKTLGVSIHIPSDAIVADNFSNDANIKEVASFDIEQGWMGLDIGTKSRESFKKVILNSATILWNGPMGVFEMENFAEGTKTIAMAVAGATSKGAYSLIGGGDSVAAINKYDLAQNVSYVSTGGGAMLEFMEGKVLPGIKAILD, encoded by the coding sequence ATGAAAACTATTGATAATATCAATTTTAACGGGAAAAGTGCTATTGTTAGAGTTGACTTTAATGTTCCATTAAACGAGAAGCTTGAAATAACTGATGAAACTCGTATTAATGCTGCCATTCCAAGTATTAAAAAAATATTAGCAGATGGTGGGTCTGTTATTTTAATGTCGCATTTAGGACGCCCAAAAAATGGTCCGGAAGACAAATTCTCACTTAGACATTTAATACCTACACTTAATAAAAAGTTAAGTACTAATGTTTTATTTGCTTCTGATTGTATAGGAGAAGAAGCTAAGTCGCTTGCTGAAGGCTTAAAAGGCGGGCAGGTTTTACTTTTGGAAAACCTTAGGTTTTACAAAGAAGAAACAAAAGGTGATGATGCTTTTGCTGAAAAATTATCTCAATTAGCAGATATATATGTTAACGATGCCTTTGGTACCGCACATCGCGCACACGCTTCAACGACTATTATTGCTAAGTTTTTTCCTAAAGCTAAAGTCTTTGGCTATGTTATGGCAAACGAAATTGCCAGCATTAATAAAGTGTTAAATGATACTAATAAACCTTTTACCGCAATTCTTGGAGGAGCTAAAGTTTCGGATAAGATAGGTATTATAGAAAATTTACTTCAAAAAGTAGATAATCTTATTATTGGCGGAGGAATGATGTTTACCTTTATTAAGGCTATGAGCGGTGAAATAGGATCGTCATTAGTAGAAGAGGAGTTGTTAAATAAGGCCAACGATATTTTGTCGAAAGCAAAAACTTTAGGTGTATCTATACATATTCCTTCTGATGCAATTGTTGCCGATAATTTTAGCAATGATGCAAATATAAAAGAGGTTGCTTCTTTTGATATTGAGCAGGGATGGATGGGTCTTGATATTGGAACAAAGAGTCGTGAAAGTTTTAAAAAAGTAATTCTTAATTCGGCTACTATTTTATGGAATGGCCCTATGGGGGTTTTTGAAATGGAAAATTTTGCCGAAGGAACTAAAACAATTGCTATGGCTGTTGCCGGTGCTACCTCAAAAGGAGCATACAGTTTAATTGGTGGGGGCGATTCTGTTGCAGCTATAAATAAATACGACTTAGCTCAAAATGTTAGCTACGTTTCTACCGGAGGTGGAGCAATGTTAGAATTTATGGAAGGAAAAGTACTTCCGGGAATTAAAGCTATTTTAGATTAA
- a CDS encoding MotA/TolQ/ExbB proton channel family protein, whose amino-acid sequence MKKLIAFLTLAGLLSFGFTNMVIAQEDAQAQTEELTQTVDSTAVEADSLAVAVEEVATLEEEVEVNKGFHQILKEQFITGGAGFMGVVLLALIFGLALSVERIIYLNLSTTNTKKLLNKVETALQNGGVDAAKEVCKNTKGPVASIFWQGLHKYDDGLDAVEKSIVAFGGVLMGRLEKGLSWIALFIALAPMLGFMGTVIGMIGAFADIAAAGNISATVVASGIQVALLTTVFGLIVAIILQIFYNYLVAKIDSIVNDMEDSTIEFVDILAIHNKSSK is encoded by the coding sequence ATGAAAAAACTAATTGCTTTTTTAACATTGGCCGGATTATTATCTTTTGGTTTTACCAATATGGTTATAGCTCAAGAAGATGCTCAGGCGCAAACTGAAGAGTTAACTCAAACCGTAGATTCGACTGCTGTTGAAGCAGATTCTCTAGCTGTTGCTGTAGAAGAAGTAGCAACTTTAGAAGAAGAGGTTGAAGTTAATAAAGGATTCCACCAAATTCTTAAAGAACAATTTATAACTGGTGGTGCCGGATTTATGGGAGTTGTATTATTAGCCTTAATTTTTGGCTTGGCACTTTCCGTTGAAAGAATTATTTATTTGAATCTTTCTACAACCAACACTAAGAAATTATTAAATAAAGTTGAAACTGCTTTGCAAAATGGTGGTGTTGATGCTGCTAAAGAAGTATGTAAAAACACTAAAGGACCTGTTGCAAGTATTTTCTGGCAAGGTTTGCACAAATACGATGACGGCTTAGATGCTGTTGAAAAATCTATTGTTGCTTTTGGTGGCGTTCTGATGGGACGTTTAGAAAAAGGACTTTCTTGGATTGCCTTATTTATTGCTCTTGCACCTATGCTTGGTTTCATGGGAACGGTAATCGGTATGATTGGTGCTTTTGCTGATATTGCAGCAGCCGGTAATATTTCCGCAACAGTTGTTGCCAGCGGTATTCAAGTAGCCCTTTTAACAACAGTTTTCGGATTGATAGTTGCTATTATTTTGCAAATCTTTTATAACTATTTAGTTGCTAAGATCGATAGTATTGTCAACGATATGGAAGATAGCACTATAGAATTTGTAGATATCCTTGCTATTCATAACAAATCAAGTAAATAA
- a CDS encoding DUF3108 domain-containing protein, producing the protein MKSITSYIFNLFFYLLILITSQSTAQQLPYKSGEELNFIVYYDAPIIGKLYAGKAVLKINTSDEKINGQAVSYAVGRGYSIGSFDFFFKVRDRFESVFDADSIRSYRFSRRTNEGGYIVDDDVLFDYKNNKAISRKTEIEIGDNVQDLVSAFYFARKLDMSNVPIGGSFPIDFYLDDSLYTSVIIYEGKEIVETRLGKFRTMKFKPMVVEGEVFDNPYPMFLWVTDDKNRIPILIKSEVIVGSVKGELFKFKNLKYPLDAKITKKKRH; encoded by the coding sequence ATGAAATCAATAACGTCTTACATTTTCAATCTTTTTTTCTATCTGCTGATTTTAATTACCAGTCAATCTACTGCTCAACAATTACCATATAAATCAGGCGAAGAGCTTAATTTTATTGTTTATTATGATGCTCCCATAATAGGTAAATTATATGCAGGCAAAGCTGTTCTTAAAATTAATACGTCAGATGAAAAAATAAATGGGCAAGCTGTTTCTTATGCCGTTGGACGAGGATATTCTATTGGTTCTTTTGATTTTTTCTTTAAAGTCAGGGATCGTTTCGAGAGTGTGTTTGATGCAGATAGCATTAGGTCTTATAGATTTTCGCGAAGAACTAATGAAGGCGGTTATATTGTAGACGATGATGTGCTGTTTGATTACAAAAATAACAAAGCCATAAGTAGAAAAACAGAAATAGAAATAGGCGATAATGTTCAAGATTTAGTTTCGGCATTTTATTTTGCGCGTAAGCTTGATATGTCGAATGTTCCTATCGGAGGTAGTTTCCCAATTGATTTTTATCTTGATGATTCACTCTATACTTCGGTAATTATTTATGAAGGTAAAGAAATAGTCGAAACTCGTCTTGGAAAGTTCAGGACTATGAAATTTAAGCCTATGGTAGTTGAAGGCGAAGTTTTCGATAATCCTTACCCTATGTTTTTATGGGTAACCGACGATAAAAACCGTATTCCCATACTGATTAAATCAGAAGTTATTGTTGGAAGTGTAAAAGGTGAACTTTTTAAATTCAAAAATCTAAAATATCCTTTAGATGCTAAGATTACGAAGAAAAAAAGGCATTAG